Within the Drosophila melanogaster chromosome 3R genome, the region TTCACCTAACCTCAAAGTGCAGAAACGCATTGTGCTAATGGATTTTCTCCATTCATTTTGCAGTCTCATCGTAAGTTCTCGGCACCCCGCCATGGCTCCATGGCCTTCTACCCCAAGAAGCGCTCAGCTCGCCATCGCGGTAAGGTTAAGGCCTTCCCCAAGGATGACGCCAGCAAGCCAGTCCATCTGACCTGCTTCATCGGCTACAAGGCCGGCATGACCCACATTGTGCGCGAGGCCGATCGTCCTGGCTCCAGTAAGTACCAGCATCCACCTCTATCAACTAACAACTACTTTCCATGATGAGTATACTAGAAGATTTATGGTTAGAACACATATGATTAACCGTGATTATCTCAACTAGGGCGGACTGACCAAGCCCACTCTGTAGATGATTTCTCTTAGGGAATACCATTACTCGGTATTAATGGCTTTTCTTTCTCTTGCAGAGATCAACAAGAAGGAGGTGGTCGAGGCCGTCACCGTTCTGGAGACCCCGCCCATGATTGTGGTCGGTGCTGTCGGCTACATCGAGACTCCCTTCGGTCTGCGTGCCCTGGTCAACGTTTGGGCCCAGCATCTCTCCGAGGAGTGCCGTCGTCGCTTCTACAAGAACTGGTATGTATCCGAGGACCACGTGGTCGTTCTTCCTACTCCATTTGTCGCCATTTTCTTTGCACCGggtgtacacacacacaaaatggcAGCCGACACGTGCTTTCTACTCGAGTCTGGATGATGAAACGATGGTATCTGAATGAGCAAATTATTGTTGAGAAGCCTTTTACCATCTGCTGCCTTCCTTCTGATCGGCCTCTTAGAAAATAAGCGATTGATTTTGCTGCAATACAATATCTATTGTTTTTTGAAGTATAAATCAACCAGTGCgctgttttgtgtgtgtgcgaactTCCGATCAACAGTGATTCCCTCGTGTAATATAGACCCCTattaaatgtaaaacaaaatcATAAAGTTCTTCGATCAGCTTGCTGAGAGAGCTTTTCAAATCGCTAAACGTTGTGTGAGCTGTCAGGTTAATCTTGATCATGGGGCGCACAAGCAAGCCCCTGGTTAATTGAAATTGCCTGACGAGTGAGCATGACAAGGAAGACTGCATCTCCGCTCGCCATTCGTTTGCGATGAGGCGCACTTCCTGTTCTATCTCGCCCCACATAAACAGCGCGGCTAAGAAGTTGGAGTTGTTGCGACACCCCAATGGATTGCTACATTACGCTCGTTTCTGACCACTGCGTCTCCAACTTGACCATCGTCCATATCAGGTACAAGAGCAAGAAGAAGGCATTCACCAAGGCCAGCAAGAAGTGGACCGATGATCTCGGCAAGAAGAGCATCGAGAATGACTTCCGCAAGATGCTGCGCTACTGCAAGGTGATCCGTGTGATTGCCCACTCGCAGGTaaatatcaatttcaattatgtATTCCATATTTCCCGACGTCCTTGGCCTTGTTGCGCCACTGGTGCTGGGTCCTCGGGCTCGGTGCCTTTGGTGCGCCTGGCCTAAAAAGCATTCGCGCTGTGGTTTTCAATGCACGGTTTAGGGATGCAACGTCGCAGAGCAATCTGCCCCTCGGGTGGCGGGACTTGATATATTCCAGTAACGGTGCGGAGCCGTTCAGGCGATGATAGCGCGGTTAAACCATATCACGTACAGTCCCAATTTCCAATACCACAAGGTGGATGAAACTAACCTGTTGTGTACTTTTTCTCTATTTGCCTGTAGATCCGCTTGATCAAGCAGCGCCAAAAGAAGGCCCATGTCATGGAGATCCAGCTGAACGGCGGCTCCATCGAGGACAAGGTCAAGTGGGCTCGCGAGCATTTGGAGAAGCCCATCCAGGTCAGCAACGTCTTCGGCCAGGACGAGATGATCGACTGCGTTGGTGTGACCAAGGGTAAGGGTTTCAAGGGTGTCACCTCGCGTTGGCACACCAAGAAGCTGCCCCGCAAGACGCACAAGGGTCTGCGCAAGGTGGCCTGTATTGGTGCCTGGCATCCGTCGCGTGTGTCCACCACCGTGGCCCGTGCCGGTCAGAAGGGTTACCACCACCGTACCGAGATCAACAAGAAGATCTACCGCATCGGCGCTGGCATCCACACCAAGGACGGCAAGGTAAGCACCAGTACCCATTATTCCCACCATTCCACTTTAATCGGGCTGTAGAAGAAATCTGTTTTTGTGATGATAAAACCTTAAAAATAATATCGAcatcgaaacaaaaaaaacttgaTGAACCATGATATTTATAATGATAGGACTGATAACAGATCTTCAGCTACATAAGATTAAATCCTGAATCCCCCTGCCGCAAGACCACAGTAATCTGATCCAGAATGTATCGCTTTGCTTTTGCAGGTCATCAAGAACAACGCCTCCACCGAGTACGATCTGACCGACAAGAGCATCACGCCCATGGGTGGCTTCCCCCACTACGGTGAGGTCAACAACGACTTCGTCATGATCAAGGGCTGCTGCATCGGCTCCAAGAAGCGCATCATCACCCTGCGCAAGTCCCTGCTGAAGCACACCAAGCGCTCTGCCCTGGAGCAGATCAAGCTCAAGTTCATCGACACCTCGTCCAAGATGGGTCACGGTCGCTTCCAGACCCCTGCCGACAAGCTGGCCTTCATGGGACCGCTCAAGAAGGATCGTCTCAAGGAGGAGGCTGCCGCTAccaccgctgctgctgccgccgccaccaccaccagtgCTTAAACAAAATGTCGTGTCCGCGTTCAATTGTCTGCTCGCTTCTACCACCAACTGCTGCGGTAGGGCAGCGATCAATAAACAGATTTTGGCTAAGCTGACTCATTAATCTTTTCAATTGCATCTAATGGGAAAAGACCACGTCACAGATTTTACAATCGATTAATGTTGATTAGGAGGTGGAATCATTAGTTTATTTCTCATGATAgtttaatatatgtacatacccAGGctaaattgttatttattatacCTCCTTAGAGctaaaagtaaaataatattaGGACA harbors:
- the RpL3 gene encoding ribosomal protein L3, isoform D, encoding MSHRKFSAPRHGSMAFYPKKRSARHRGKVKAFPKDDASKPVHLTCFIGYKAGMTHIVREADRPGSKINKKEVVEAVTVLETPPMIVVGAVGYIETPFGLRALVNVWAQHLSEECRRRFYKNWYVSEDHVVVLPTPFVAIFFAPGVHTHKMAADTCFLLESG
- the RpL3 gene encoding ribosomal protein L3, isoform H, with protein sequence MSHRKFSAPRHGSMAFYPKKRSARHRGKVKAFPKDDASKPVHLTCFIGYKAGMTHIVREADRPGSKINKKEVVEAVTVLETPPMIVVGAVGYIETPFGLRALVNVWAQHLSEECRRRFYKNWYKSKKKAFTKASKKWTDDLGKKSIENDFRKMLRYCKVIRVIAHSQIRLIKQRQKKAHVMEIQLNGGSIEDKVKWAREHLEKPIQVSNVFGQDEMIDCVGVTKGKGFKGVTSRWHTKKLPRKTHKGLRKVACIGAWHPSRVSTTVARAGQKGYHHRTEINKKIYRIGAGIHTKDGKVIKNNASTEYDLTDKSITPMGGFPHYGEVNNDFVMIKGCCIGSKKRIITLRKSLLKHTKRSALEQIKLKFIDTSSKMGHGRFQTPADKLAFMGPLKKDRLKEEAAATTAAAAAATTTSA
- the RpL3 gene encoding ribosomal protein L3, isoform G; amino-acid sequence: MSHRKFSAPRHGSMAFYPKKRSARHRGKVKAFPKDDASKPVHLTCFIGYKAGMTHIVREADRPGSKINKKEVVEAVTVLETPPMIVVGAVGYIETPFGLRALVNVWAQHLSEECRRRFYKNCSSISLLRELFKSLNVV